A single Oncorhynchus keta strain PuntledgeMale-10-30-2019 unplaced genomic scaffold, Oket_V2 Un_contig_17769_pilon_pilon, whole genome shotgun sequence DNA region contains:
- the LOC118381700 gene encoding calcium-activated potassium channel subunit beta-4-like: protein MAKMRVSYEYSEAEDKSIRLGLFLIVCGILSLFILGFCWLSPTLQSMQSKPANCTVVSVLRPEEMFECVFTCGADCKGTSLYPCLQIFVNNSESNSVALLHFDEQQLVLNPKVNDYNSRTRTL from the coding sequence ATGGCGAAAATGAGGGTGTCATACGAGTACTCGGAGGCGGAGGATAAGAGTATCCGACTAGGACTGTTCCTCATCGTCTGTGGCATCCTGTCCCTCTTTATCCTCGGGTTCTGCTGGCTCAGTCCAACTCTACAGAGCATGCAGAGCAAACCGGCCAACTGCACGGTGGTGTCCGTGCTCAGACCGGAGGAGATGTTCGAGTGCGTGTTCACGTGCGGGGCGGACTGCAAGGGGACCTCGCTGTATCCGTGTCTGCAGATATTCGTCAATAATTCCGAATCGAACTCCGTGGCTCTGCTGCACTTTGATGAACAGCAACTGGTGCTGAACCCAAAGGTAAATGACTACAACTCTAGAACGAGAACACTGTGA